A window of Accipiter gentilis chromosome 24, bAccGen1.1, whole genome shotgun sequence contains these coding sequences:
- the LONRF3 gene encoding LON peptidase N-terminal domain and RING finger protein 3 isoform X1: MGSHLPPQQRPEPQLVLQLAAGALQAPNLELSGGGLGPEWQVLLRRADALAYGGRLHEALPLYQLASRHQQLRAEQLEKLVECLAQSVRIKEGLPASAGGGPPQPREWDVFRCRKCQGFLFEPVSLPCGHTFCKKCLERDRAAESRCVLCKEEGGAAAGQLLRVNVILSNLLAKWFPCQVKASQLRHEGNLLYKEKKLQAALQKYNEAVSLAPNDHLLYSNRSQINSTLKACEDALHDAETACRLQPYWLKGHLRKGQALANLGKTEEALREFLFCLALDTGNKTAKSEAQKLLLSLFSLIPGNAQEHLPDILQLLSHHSRLKGNLLNSVGSGGTSHNLQRLLKVNVEQKRGFPIQEEPNVTTSGSLRKSVQITESKKDCSEEENKLTSTPESTFLISEKCSLLKRKCCSEEMRNAEVTCKLMKKDTVDTKGNSTGQHIPFEFVDPSDLDCSLCMRLFYEPVTTPCGHTFCLKCLERCLDHNPKCPLCKEGLSECLAMRKYCKTVLMEELIARYLPEELTERRKIYEEEIAELSNLNKNVPIFVCTMAYPTVPCPLHIFEPCYRLMIRRCMETGTKQFGMCISDPVKGFADYGCILEIRNVEFFADGRSVVDSIGKRRFKVIQHSQRDGYNTADIEYIEDQKVQGQEYAALLVLHDSVYDQAYMWFNSLKQALKSRILSHFGPMPAKDPDPQANPNGPAWCWWVLAVLPLENRAQLPFLAMKSLKDRLNGIRRVLTFMSRTRSR; the protein is encoded by the exons atgggctCGCACCTGCCGCCGCAGCAGCGGCCGGAGCCCCAGCTGGTGCTGCAGCTGGCGGCGGGGGCTCTGCAGGCGCCGAACTTGGAGCTGTCGGGCGGCGGCCTGGGGCCCGAGTGGCAGGTGCTGCTCCGGCGGGCCGACGCGCTCGCCTACGGCGGGCGGCTGCACGAAGCCCTGCCGCTCTACCAGCTGGCGTCCCGCCACCAGCAGCTGCGGGCGGAGCAGCTGGAGAAGCTGGTGGAGTGCCTGGCGCAGAGCGTCCGGATCAAAGAAGGGCTGCCCGCctccgccggcggcggccccccgcagccccgcgaGTGGGACGTCTTCAGGTGCCGCAAATGCCAGGGCTTCCTCTTCGAGCCCGTTTCCTTGCCTTGCGGACACACGTTCTGCAAAAAGTGCCTGGAGAGGGACCGGGCGGCCGAGTCCCGCTGCGTCCTGTGCAAGGaggagggcggcgcggcggccgggcagcTCCTGCGGGTCAATGTCATCCTCAGCAACCTGCTGGCCAAGTGGTTCCCCTGCCAAGTGAAGGCTTCGCAGCTCAGGCACGAAGGGAACCTCTTGTACAAGGAGAAGAAGCTACAAGCCGCCCTCCAGAAGTACAACGAAGCGGTCAGCCTAG CTCCAAATGACCACTTACTATACAGCAACCGGTCCCAGATTAACTCTACTTTGAAAGCTTGCGAAGATGCGTTGCATGATGCAGAAACAGCATGCAGACTCCAGCCGTACTGGCTGAAA GGTCACCTAAGGAAAGGACAAGCACTAGCTAATCTGGGGAAAACAGAAGAAGCTTTAAGAGAGTTTCTATTCTGCCTTGCTCTAGATACTGGGAACAAGACAGCCAAGTCTGAGGCACAGAAG CTTCTACTTAGTTTGTTTTCACTCATCCCGGGAAATGCTCAGGAACACTTACCCGATATCCTGCAGCTGTTGTCACATCACTCTAGATTAAAGGGGAATCTCCTAAATTCAGTGGGATCTGGAGGCACCAGCCATAACCTACAGAGGTTGCTCAAG GTAAATGTGGAACAGAAaaggggttttcccattcaagaGGAACCAAATGTAACTACTTCTGGTAGTTTGAGGAAATCTGTACAAATTACAGAGAGCAAAAAGGACTGCTCAGAGGAGGAGAACAAACTTACCTCCACACCAGAGTCTACCTTTCTCATTTCTGAGAAGTGCAGCCTCCTGAAAAGGAAGTGCTGCTCAGAGGAGATGCGAAATGCTGAGGTAACCTGCAAACTGATGAAGAAAG ATACAGTTGATACTAAGGGAAATAGTACTGGACAACATATTCCATTTGAATTCGTGGATCCATCAGATCTGGACTGCTCCCTGTGTATGAG GCTCTTCTATGAACCTGTCACTACACCTTGTGGACATACCTTCTGTCTCAAATGTCTTGAGAGATGCCTGGATCACAACCCAAAATGTCCCCTGTGCAAGGAAGGGCTCTCAGAG TGCTTGGCTATGAGGAAATACTGTAAAACAGTACTAATGGAGGAGTTAATAGCTAGATATCTTCCAGAGGAACtcactgaaagaagaaagatttatGAAGAGGAAATAGCAGAGCTTTCCAA cCTAAATAAGAATGTTCCTATATTTGTCTGCACAATGGCTTATCCCACAGTCCCATGCCCTTTGCACATTTTTGAGCCGTGTTATCGCCTGATGATTCGAAGGTGCATGGAGACTGGCACCAAACAATTTGGGATGTGCATCAGTGACCCTGTAAAGGG GTTTGCAGATTATGGCTGCATTCTGGAGATAAGAAATGTTGAATTCTTTGCTGATGGTCGCTCTGTTGTAGACAGCATTGGCAAGAGGAGATTTAAGGTGATACAGCACAGCCAGCGTGATGGCTATAATACAGCGGATATCGAGTACATTGAGGATCAAAAG GTGCAAGGACAAGAGTATGCTGCATTACTTGTTCTCCATGATTCTGTCTATGATCAGGCATATATGTGGTTTAACTCCCTCAAGCAAGCACTCAAAAGTCGAATTCTCAGTCATTTTGGTCCAATGCCAGCTAAGGATCCTGACCCACAG GCTAACCCTAATGGGCCAGCCTGGTGCTGGTGGGTTCTAGCTGTCCTTCCACTTGAGAACAGAGCTCAGCTCCCTTTCCTTGCCATGAAATCCCTCAAAGACCGCTTGAATGGCATCAGACGTGTCCTTACATTCATGTCTCGTACAAGATCACGGTGA
- the LONRF3 gene encoding LON peptidase N-terminal domain and RING finger protein 3 isoform X2 has product MGSHLPPQQRPEPQLVLQLAAGALQAPNLELSGGGLGPEWQVLLRRADALAYGGRLHEALPLYQLASRHQQLRAEQLEKLVECLAQSVRIKEGLPASAGGGPPQPREWDVFRCRKCQGFLFEPVSLPCGHTFCKKCLERDRAAESRCVLCKEEGGAAAGQLLRVNVILSNLLAKWFPCQVKASQLRHEGNLLYKEKKLQAALQKYNEAVSLAPNDHLLYSNRSQINSTLKACEDALHDAETACRLQPYWLKGHLRKGQALANLGKTEEALREFLFCLALDTGNKTAKSEAQKVNVEQKRGFPIQEEPNVTTSGSLRKSVQITESKKDCSEEENKLTSTPESTFLISEKCSLLKRKCCSEEMRNAEVTCKLMKKDTVDTKGNSTGQHIPFEFVDPSDLDCSLCMRLFYEPVTTPCGHTFCLKCLERCLDHNPKCPLCKEGLSECLAMRKYCKTVLMEELIARYLPEELTERRKIYEEEIAELSNLNKNVPIFVCTMAYPTVPCPLHIFEPCYRLMIRRCMETGTKQFGMCISDPVKGFADYGCILEIRNVEFFADGRSVVDSIGKRRFKVIQHSQRDGYNTADIEYIEDQKVQGQEYAALLVLHDSVYDQAYMWFNSLKQALKSRILSHFGPMPAKDPDPQANPNGPAWCWWVLAVLPLENRAQLPFLAMKSLKDRLNGIRRVLTFMSRTRSR; this is encoded by the exons atgggctCGCACCTGCCGCCGCAGCAGCGGCCGGAGCCCCAGCTGGTGCTGCAGCTGGCGGCGGGGGCTCTGCAGGCGCCGAACTTGGAGCTGTCGGGCGGCGGCCTGGGGCCCGAGTGGCAGGTGCTGCTCCGGCGGGCCGACGCGCTCGCCTACGGCGGGCGGCTGCACGAAGCCCTGCCGCTCTACCAGCTGGCGTCCCGCCACCAGCAGCTGCGGGCGGAGCAGCTGGAGAAGCTGGTGGAGTGCCTGGCGCAGAGCGTCCGGATCAAAGAAGGGCTGCCCGCctccgccggcggcggccccccgcagccccgcgaGTGGGACGTCTTCAGGTGCCGCAAATGCCAGGGCTTCCTCTTCGAGCCCGTTTCCTTGCCTTGCGGACACACGTTCTGCAAAAAGTGCCTGGAGAGGGACCGGGCGGCCGAGTCCCGCTGCGTCCTGTGCAAGGaggagggcggcgcggcggccgggcagcTCCTGCGGGTCAATGTCATCCTCAGCAACCTGCTGGCCAAGTGGTTCCCCTGCCAAGTGAAGGCTTCGCAGCTCAGGCACGAAGGGAACCTCTTGTACAAGGAGAAGAAGCTACAAGCCGCCCTCCAGAAGTACAACGAAGCGGTCAGCCTAG CTCCAAATGACCACTTACTATACAGCAACCGGTCCCAGATTAACTCTACTTTGAAAGCTTGCGAAGATGCGTTGCATGATGCAGAAACAGCATGCAGACTCCAGCCGTACTGGCTGAAA GGTCACCTAAGGAAAGGACAAGCACTAGCTAATCTGGGGAAAACAGAAGAAGCTTTAAGAGAGTTTCTATTCTGCCTTGCTCTAGATACTGGGAACAAGACAGCCAAGTCTGAGGCACAGAAG GTAAATGTGGAACAGAAaaggggttttcccattcaagaGGAACCAAATGTAACTACTTCTGGTAGTTTGAGGAAATCTGTACAAATTACAGAGAGCAAAAAGGACTGCTCAGAGGAGGAGAACAAACTTACCTCCACACCAGAGTCTACCTTTCTCATTTCTGAGAAGTGCAGCCTCCTGAAAAGGAAGTGCTGCTCAGAGGAGATGCGAAATGCTGAGGTAACCTGCAAACTGATGAAGAAAG ATACAGTTGATACTAAGGGAAATAGTACTGGACAACATATTCCATTTGAATTCGTGGATCCATCAGATCTGGACTGCTCCCTGTGTATGAG GCTCTTCTATGAACCTGTCACTACACCTTGTGGACATACCTTCTGTCTCAAATGTCTTGAGAGATGCCTGGATCACAACCCAAAATGTCCCCTGTGCAAGGAAGGGCTCTCAGAG TGCTTGGCTATGAGGAAATACTGTAAAACAGTACTAATGGAGGAGTTAATAGCTAGATATCTTCCAGAGGAACtcactgaaagaagaaagatttatGAAGAGGAAATAGCAGAGCTTTCCAA cCTAAATAAGAATGTTCCTATATTTGTCTGCACAATGGCTTATCCCACAGTCCCATGCCCTTTGCACATTTTTGAGCCGTGTTATCGCCTGATGATTCGAAGGTGCATGGAGACTGGCACCAAACAATTTGGGATGTGCATCAGTGACCCTGTAAAGGG GTTTGCAGATTATGGCTGCATTCTGGAGATAAGAAATGTTGAATTCTTTGCTGATGGTCGCTCTGTTGTAGACAGCATTGGCAAGAGGAGATTTAAGGTGATACAGCACAGCCAGCGTGATGGCTATAATACAGCGGATATCGAGTACATTGAGGATCAAAAG GTGCAAGGACAAGAGTATGCTGCATTACTTGTTCTCCATGATTCTGTCTATGATCAGGCATATATGTGGTTTAACTCCCTCAAGCAAGCACTCAAAAGTCGAATTCTCAGTCATTTTGGTCCAATGCCAGCTAAGGATCCTGACCCACAG GCTAACCCTAATGGGCCAGCCTGGTGCTGGTGGGTTCTAGCTGTCCTTCCACTTGAGAACAGAGCTCAGCTCCCTTTCCTTGCCATGAAATCCCTCAAAGACCGCTTGAATGGCATCAGACGTGTCCTTACATTCATGTCTCGTACAAGATCACGGTGA